A single region of the Thermotoga profunda AZM34c06 genome encodes:
- a CDS encoding M24 family metallopeptidase: protein MNRAQKLLDSLRSSVCKDIDTVMIWNYESSSTANTFYLSGFRGSCSILIIRDDCNYIITDSRYFEQAEQESDFVLIKHTEGKLIKTVADFLDKLSAKVIGFEAERLDCKTYNELNEKLNVRFVPIDGMLYSMRSIKTEEEIEKIHAASRIAEKAFLETLNFIKEGVSEIEICAELEYRIKKLGAQVGFETLVGSGASTSKPHVKPAEKKLRNGELILFDFGARVDGYCCDITRMVFLGKPSKEIIECYNLVNESLQKATNEGKAGVIAKHIDQVARQVILQSKYAQYCFKYGLGHGIGLEVHESPRMGPLFDEPLPSGAVITVEPGIYIPGRFGIRIENDVIVRDSCFEKITALSEDLISL from the coding sequence ATGAACAGAGCACAAAAATTGTTAGATTCTCTTAGATCTTCTGTATGTAAAGATATCGACACAGTGATGATTTGGAATTATGAGAGCTCGTCAACTGCTAATACCTTTTATTTATCTGGTTTTAGAGGTTCGTGTAGTATCTTGATAATTCGCGATGATTGTAATTACATAATCACTGATTCAAGATATTTTGAACAAGCGGAACAGGAAAGTGATTTTGTTCTAATTAAACATACCGAGGGTAAACTGATCAAAACTGTCGCGGATTTTTTGGATAAATTATCCGCAAAAGTGATAGGTTTTGAGGCTGAAAGACTTGATTGTAAGACTTATAATGAATTAAACGAGAAATTGAACGTTAGATTCGTACCAATTGATGGAATGCTCTATAGTATGCGCTCAATAAAAACCGAGGAAGAAATAGAAAAGATACATGCTGCAAGTAGGATAGCTGAAAAAGCCTTCTTAGAGACACTCAATTTTATAAAAGAGGGCGTATCGGAAATTGAAATATGCGCTGAACTGGAGTACAGAATCAAGAAACTCGGTGCTCAGGTTGGATTTGAGACTCTTGTTGGTTCTGGAGCAAGTACTTCAAAACCACATGTAAAACCAGCAGAAAAAAAACTGAGAAATGGCGAATTGATTCTATTTGATTTCGGCGCTCGAGTAGATGGTTATTGTTGTGATATAACAAGAATGGTATTTTTGGGTAAACCTTCCAAAGAAATAATAGAGTGTTATAATCTTGTGAATGAATCACTCCAAAAGGCTACAAATGAAGGTAAAGCTGGAGTAATTGCGAAGCATATCGATCAGGTAGCAAGACAGGTTATTCTTCAAAGTAAGTATGCCCAATACTGTTTCAAATATGGCTTGGGACATGGAATAGGACTTGAAGTTCATGAATCACCGAGAATGGGACCACTGTTTGATGAACCATTACCATCAGGAGCTGTGATCACTGTGGAACCAGGTATTTATATACCAGGAAGATTTGGTATAAGGATTGAAAATGATGTAATTGTTCGCGATAGTTGTTTTGAAAAAATAACAGCTTTGAGCGAGGATCTCATCAGTCTCTGA
- the hypD gene encoding trans-4-hydroxy-L-proline dehydratase, with product MIILETKIYEEIEQRRLSIKPMNDRVKKLREESIKSKEKISVERAKLITDFYKTKAPKNVSYPVLRAMAFKYLMENCSLPVEDGQLIVGIRGTGPKEVPTYPEICVHTLEDLKTLATRKNMPFQVDNQTRKVYEEEIIPFWQGQAMRDIIFENMTQEWKDAYEAGIWTEFMEQRAPGHTSGGGKIFKVGVLDIKRKIKEQIEKLNISDPDYLEKIEELKAMDIAADGILIYAKRYSQKLKELAENEVNKGRKEELLEMSKICEKVPAHAPENFWEALQHYWFIHVGITYETNPWDSFTPGRLDQHIYKLFERDMNSGRLTRERAKELLQAFWLKFNNQPSVPKVKITAEESFTYNDFSKINIGGLKTDGSNAVNELSYLILEVLNEMRTLQPNTAVLLSDKNPDDFLLKALEVLSPGFGEPPLFNYDRIIVKMLRQGKTLEDARESGVSGCVETGALGKEAYILTGYLNLPKIFEITLNGGVDPRTGKRIGVETKEPSSFEELWESFMTQLKYFLDIKMKGNDIIEALYAKYLPVPFLSLWIEDCVENAKDYNAGGTRYNTQYIQLVGLGTVVDCLASMKWNIFEKRLFSYSELMKALRQNFEGYEYMRQVFLNKTPKFGNDDDYVDNIAKKFVDQIVYMVESYPASPIRKASKRCYFLPTTVHVYFGSVTGATPDGRKAGTPVSEGISPVQGVDKKGVAAVFRSVCKCDWDKTGGALLNQKLTPDLVKKKDNLEKLGKLIRTYFRMGGHHVQFNVVSSELLKEAQKRPNDFEDLMVRVAGYSDYFVSLPKGLQDEIIARTEQGEF from the coding sequence GTGATCATTTTGGAAACAAAGATTTATGAAGAAATCGAGCAAAGACGTTTGAGTATAAAACCTATGAATGATCGAGTCAAAAAACTGAGAGAAGAGAGTATAAAATCCAAAGAAAAGATATCTGTTGAGCGCGCAAAATTGATAACAGATTTCTACAAAACCAAAGCACCTAAGAACGTTTCCTATCCAGTGCTGCGCGCAATGGCTTTCAAATATCTCATGGAAAATTGCAGCCTTCCAGTTGAAGATGGACAGTTAATAGTTGGCATCAGAGGGACAGGACCAAAAGAAGTTCCCACTTATCCAGAAATATGCGTTCATACCTTGGAAGATCTCAAGACACTGGCAACAAGAAAAAATATGCCGTTTCAGGTCGACAATCAGACACGTAAGGTATACGAAGAAGAAATAATACCCTTCTGGCAAGGACAGGCGATGAGAGATATTATTTTTGAAAACATGACTCAGGAATGGAAAGATGCATATGAAGCTGGCATTTGGACGGAGTTCATGGAGCAACGGGCACCAGGTCACACTTCTGGAGGTGGCAAAATCTTCAAGGTAGGAGTTCTTGATATAAAAAGGAAGATAAAAGAACAAATTGAAAAACTGAACATTTCTGACCCAGATTATCTTGAAAAGATAGAAGAACTAAAAGCCATGGATATAGCCGCTGATGGAATATTAATATATGCTAAGCGATATTCACAAAAACTCAAAGAACTTGCTGAGAATGAAGTGAATAAAGGAAGGAAAGAAGAACTCTTAGAAATGTCTAAGATCTGTGAAAAGGTCCCTGCACATGCTCCGGAAAATTTCTGGGAAGCACTTCAACATTATTGGTTCATTCATGTTGGAATAACATATGAAACGAACCCATGGGATTCCTTCACACCCGGAAGGTTGGATCAGCATATATACAAACTTTTTGAAAGAGATATGAATTCAGGTAGATTGACGCGCGAAAGAGCAAAAGAGCTTCTGCAAGCTTTCTGGCTTAAATTCAACAACCAGCCTTCAGTGCCAAAGGTAAAGATAACAGCGGAAGAAAGTTTTACATACAACGATTTTTCTAAAATCAACATTGGCGGTCTGAAAACAGATGGCTCAAATGCAGTGAATGAGTTGTCATATCTAATACTTGAAGTGCTCAATGAAATGAGAACATTACAACCAAACACAGCAGTTTTACTCAGCGACAAAAATCCAGATGATTTTCTTTTAAAGGCTTTAGAAGTTCTCTCACCTGGTTTTGGTGAGCCACCTTTGTTTAATTACGATAGAATCATTGTTAAAATGTTGCGGCAAGGGAAAACACTTGAAGACGCAAGAGAATCAGGTGTTAGTGGTTGTGTTGAAACAGGAGCTCTTGGAAAAGAAGCGTATATTCTTACTGGATATTTGAATTTGCCTAAGATATTTGAAATAACACTCAATGGTGGAGTAGATCCAAGAACTGGTAAACGCATTGGAGTTGAGACTAAAGAGCCGAGTAGTTTTGAAGAACTCTGGGAATCTTTCATGACTCAACTGAAGTATTTTTTAGATATTAAAATGAAAGGCAACGATATCATTGAGGCTTTGTATGCGAAATACTTACCTGTTCCATTTCTATCTTTGTGGATTGAGGATTGTGTAGAAAATGCAAAGGATTACAACGCTGGTGGAACTCGCTATAATACTCAGTACATCCAGTTGGTTGGACTTGGTACAGTTGTGGATTGTCTTGCGTCTATGAAGTGGAATATTTTTGAAAAAAGACTATTCAGCTACTCAGAGTTGATGAAAGCCCTGAGACAGAACTTTGAAGGTTATGAATACATGAGGCAGGTATTTTTGAATAAAACTCCAAAATTTGGGAATGACGATGATTACGTTGATAACATTGCCAAAAAGTTTGTTGATCAAATTGTTTATATGGTTGAATCTTATCCTGCTTCGCCCATCAGAAAGGCATCTAAAAGATGTTACTTTTTACCAACGACAGTTCATGTTTATTTTGGAAGTGTCACAGGTGCCACACCAGATGGCAGAAAAGCTGGTACACCGGTTTCAGAGGGTATCTCACCGGTTCAAGGCGTCGACAAAAAAGGTGTAGCTGCTGTTTTCAGATCTGTTTGTAAGTGTGATTGGGATAAAACTGGTGGGGCTTTGTTGAATCAGAAACTCACGCCTGATTTAGTCAAGAAGAAAGATAATTTGGAAAAACTCGGTAAATTAATAAGGACATATTTCAGAATGGGTGGACATCACGTGCAATTCAATGTGGTCTCTTCGGAATTATTAAAAGAAGCACAAAAGCGACCAAATGATTTTGAAGATTTGATGGTAAGGGTTGCAGGGTACAGTGATTATTTTGTGAGCCTTCCGAAAGGATTACAAGATGAGATAATCGCCAGAACAGAACAAGGAGAATTTTGA
- a CDS encoding extracellular solute-binding protein, giving the protein MNFRKMILTVIMLLFVISIVNAKITLTFMTPLAGEDGAYMDRIIQKFNAENPDVEVVHLVLVNDLEYKMKLSTGVSTRQAPQVLFTRKYVLPAFKDLLKTFTAQELNQYGIDVNDIYPGLIEGLVENGKIYGIPLDCWIFYLAYNRGNFAKAGLDPNKPPTNREEFLAALEALKKITPQGVTPYYENPSWSWIWVHYLWQFGGDLLTPDFKEPAFMEAGAKALRFMMELQDKGYLPKASVDPGPVFLGGQSTFLITGIWTAAAFKEALGENFGAAPAPQLGTHKAVFGGSHVLALTRVMVEDPKVLDAAMKWVKYLWDHAIEWYAAGQTPARISIAQSQELKEKLPHIYAVAQQLPYVKTFQMFPLLSEVVDAVAVHLEDVLITRRVTPEKAMEQAAEEVRDILEDYWSSVKK; this is encoded by the coding sequence ATGAATTTTAGGAAAATGATTTTGACAGTTATTATGTTGTTGTTTGTTATATCAATTGTGAACGCCAAGATCACTTTGACATTCATGACGCCTCTTGCAGGTGAAGATGGCGCATATATGGACAGAATTATCCAGAAGTTCAATGCTGAAAACCCAGATGTTGAAGTCGTTCATCTGGTTTTGGTAAATGATCTTGAGTACAAAATGAAATTGTCAACGGGAGTTTCGACAAGACAAGCACCACAGGTCTTGTTCACTAGAAAATATGTGTTACCCGCCTTCAAGGATTTGTTGAAAACATTCACTGCTCAAGAACTCAACCAATATGGTATTGATGTGAATGATATCTATCCAGGTTTGATCGAAGGCTTGGTGGAAAATGGAAAGATCTACGGAATACCACTCGATTGTTGGATATTTTACTTGGCGTACAATCGTGGCAATTTTGCCAAAGCCGGTCTGGATCCGAATAAACCACCAACAAACAGAGAAGAATTTTTAGCTGCATTGGAAGCTCTCAAAAAGATTACACCACAAGGTGTTACTCCTTACTATGAAAACCCATCATGGAGCTGGATATGGGTACACTATCTGTGGCAATTTGGTGGAGACCTCTTAACACCAGATTTCAAGGAACCGGCATTCATGGAAGCTGGTGCTAAAGCACTCAGATTTATGATGGAACTTCAAGATAAAGGTTATTTGCCAAAAGCCAGCGTTGATCCAGGTCCAGTATTTCTTGGTGGTCAATCGACATTTCTGATCACTGGAATTTGGACAGCAGCTGCTTTTAAAGAGGCTCTTGGTGAAAACTTTGGTGCTGCGCCTGCTCCACAACTCGGTACTCACAAGGCTGTTTTCGGCGGATCTCATGTTCTTGCCTTAACAAGAGTCATGGTTGAAGATCCAAAGGTTCTCGATGCTGCTATGAAATGGGTTAAATATCTGTGGGATCATGCAATTGAATGGTATGCGGCAGGACAAACACCGGCAAGAATATCAATTGCGCAGAGCCAAGAATTGAAAGAAAAACTACCGCACATTTATGCTGTGGCACAACAATTACCATACGTGAAAACATTCCAGATGTTCCCACTGTTGTCTGAAGTTGTTGATGCTGTGGCTGTTCATTTGGAAGATGTTTTGATAACACGCCGTGTGACTCCAGAAAAGGCTATGGAACAAGCAGCAGAAGAGGTTAGAGATATACTCGAGGATTATTGGTCAAGCGTTAAAAAATGA
- a CDS encoding glycoside hydrolase family 127 protein, with the protein MQNKVPVDTRKSPYAVLRGVEISDVQISGFLGGYLERAANVTLPSMYEMLEKTGRIDNLRFASGKKKGTFQGFRFNDTDVHKWAEAVSYLFATRKDVRLEKVLDTAIEEIRDAQDDDGYVDSYYPKDKRNERWTELGWSHEMYCAGHLIQAAVAHKRVTGNDSLFKIAKKFANHIDSLFGPNKRPELDGHPEVEMALVELYRETDDLRYLKLADYFVRARGRGYASSSKYPGITPEYFVDHKPFIELEELVGHAVRMLYLCCGAADVYLETGAKDLWQALERLWNDLVQKKMHITGGCGSRSEWEAFGKEYELPNKRAYTETCAAIASFMWNYRMFLATGDGKYVDTMEQVLYNGLLSGISLDGKHYFYDNPLENDGTHRRKEWFECACCPPNIARLITSLPGYMYSVSKDESKIFVNFYERNKANISTRFGNIKMIMETDYPWSEEVNIHFDKCEVTKEISICLRIPGWAEDFSIKLNGETINAKPKNGFIELKKAWGKGDSIDLFFSMPVEMIRSHPFVEENRGRAAVKRGPVVYCAEGVDNNFEVRALRLNHEKPDLHAEYGNITNLGKIVSISGKGFACDMDDWKGKLYVPMRKLKVDKPVEFKLVPYCLWANRDPKPMVVWIRLI; encoded by the coding sequence ATGCAAAATAAAGTACCTGTTGACACACGGAAAAGTCCGTATGCAGTTTTGAGGGGTGTAGAGATATCTGATGTTCAGATATCTGGCTTTCTTGGTGGTTATCTTGAAAGAGCAGCTAATGTAACTCTGCCGAGTATGTATGAAATGCTCGAAAAAACAGGAAGGATAGACAATTTGAGATTTGCATCTGGTAAAAAGAAAGGTACTTTCCAGGGGTTTCGCTTCAACGACACTGATGTACACAAATGGGCTGAAGCAGTTTCGTATCTTTTTGCAACAAGAAAAGATGTGAGACTTGAGAAAGTCCTTGATACAGCTATCGAGGAAATCAGAGATGCTCAGGATGATGATGGTTATGTAGATAGCTATTATCCCAAAGATAAAAGAAACGAAAGATGGACAGAACTTGGCTGGTCTCATGAAATGTACTGCGCAGGCCATTTGATCCAAGCTGCTGTTGCACACAAAAGAGTCACAGGCAATGATTCACTATTCAAGATAGCCAAAAAATTTGCAAACCACATAGACAGCCTCTTCGGACCAAATAAGAGACCAGAGCTCGATGGCCATCCAGAGGTTGAGATGGCTCTTGTTGAATTGTACAGGGAAACAGATGATCTCAGATATCTGAAGCTTGCAGATTATTTTGTACGCGCGCGTGGAAGAGGTTATGCAAGTAGCTCAAAGTATCCTGGAATAACACCAGAATATTTTGTTGATCATAAACCTTTTATTGAACTTGAAGAATTGGTCGGTCATGCTGTTAGAATGTTGTATTTATGCTGTGGAGCCGCCGATGTTTATCTTGAAACCGGTGCAAAAGATCTCTGGCAAGCTCTTGAAAGATTGTGGAATGATCTTGTTCAAAAGAAAATGCATATCACTGGCGGATGTGGGTCCCGATCTGAGTGGGAAGCCTTCGGCAAAGAATATGAATTGCCGAATAAGAGAGCATACACAGAAACCTGCGCGGCGATTGCAAGTTTTATGTGGAATTATAGGATGTTTCTGGCAACTGGTGATGGTAAATACGTAGACACCATGGAACAGGTACTTTACAACGGACTACTTTCGGGTATTTCTTTGGATGGAAAGCATTATTTCTACGATAACCCATTGGAGAACGATGGTACTCATAGGAGAAAAGAATGGTTTGAATGTGCTTGTTGTCCTCCGAATATCGCAAGACTCATTACTTCGTTACCTGGGTATATGTATTCGGTGTCAAAAGATGAATCAAAAATCTTTGTCAATTTTTACGAAAGGAATAAAGCAAATATCAGTACGCGCTTTGGAAACATAAAAATGATAATGGAAACAGATTATCCATGGTCTGAGGAAGTGAACATACATTTTGATAAGTGTGAAGTCACAAAAGAAATATCAATCTGCTTGAGGATACCTGGCTGGGCTGAAGATTTCTCGATTAAACTGAACGGCGAAACGATAAATGCTAAGCCCAAGAACGGTTTTATTGAACTGAAAAAGGCTTGGGGAAAAGGAGACTCTATAGATTTATTCTTCTCAATGCCTGTTGAAATGATTCGAAGTCATCCATTTGTGGAAGAAAACAGGGGCAGAGCCGCTGTCAAGAGAGGACCTGTTGTTTATTGTGCAGAAGGTGTAGATAACAATTTCGAGGTCCGTGCCTTGAGATTGAATCATGAGAAACCAGACTTACATGCCGAGTACGGGAATATTACCAATTTGGGCAAGATCGTCTCAATTTCCGGAAAAGGGTTTGCCTGTGATATGGATGACTGGAAGGGGAAACTCTATGTACCGATGAGAAAGTTGAAAGTCGATAAACCCGTTGAATTCAAACTCGTTCCATATTGTTTGTGGGCTAACAGAGATCCAAAGCCAATGGTTGTTTGGATAAGATTGATATAG
- a CDS encoding carbohydrate ABC transporter permease — MARKTNLLTGKAVTFIILVLGSVVYLLPFIWLIRSSLMSSGQIFRMPLEWIPKPFRWQNYPQALTAMPFFRYLLNTLIVLFFVEAGTLLTAPMAAFAFSRLRWRGRDLLFFVILTSLMIPYAVTLIPTFILWKSLGFVNTYLPLTVPAWFGGSAYYIFMLRQFFAGLPIELDEAAYLDGATPWQVLWKIVVPLSKPALITVAVFTFLGVWGDLMGPIIYLNDANKYTLAVGLTIFRGAYSTKWNLLMAASSVIMIPPILIYFIGQNYFQRGIVMTGMK, encoded by the coding sequence GTGGCAAGAAAAACAAACCTTCTCACAGGTAAGGCTGTTACTTTCATCATATTGGTACTTGGTTCAGTAGTATATTTATTGCCTTTCATTTGGCTTATCAGGAGTTCCTTGATGTCTTCTGGTCAAATCTTCAGAATGCCACTTGAGTGGATCCCTAAACCGTTCAGATGGCAGAACTATCCGCAAGCCTTGACAGCAATGCCATTCTTCAGATATCTGCTCAACACATTGATCGTGTTGTTCTTTGTAGAAGCTGGTACTTTGTTGACAGCTCCAATGGCAGCCTTTGCGTTTTCCAGATTACGTTGGCGTGGTAGAGATTTGTTATTTTTTGTGATTTTGACTTCTTTAATGATACCTTATGCAGTTACATTAATTCCAACGTTTATCCTGTGGAAATCACTTGGTTTTGTGAATACTTATCTACCCTTAACAGTCCCTGCTTGGTTTGGTGGTAGCGCCTATTACATCTTTATGTTAAGACAGTTCTTTGCGGGATTACCAATAGAACTCGATGAAGCAGCTTACCTTGATGGTGCAACACCCTGGCAAGTTCTGTGGAAAATAGTTGTACCACTTTCAAAACCGGCATTAATAACTGTAGCTGTTTTCACTTTCTTAGGAGTCTGGGGAGATTTAATGGGACCGATCATCTATTTAAATGACGCAAACAAATACACATTGGCAGTTGGTTTGACAATATTCCGTGGTGCTTACAGTACAAAGTGGAATCTGTTAATGGCAGCTTCTTCAGTGATAATGATTCCGCCTATCCTGATATATTTCATCGGACAAAATTATTTCCAGCGCGGTATAGTGATGACTGGAATGAAATAA
- a CDS encoding carbohydrate ABC transporter permease has protein sequence MKSSLPKHVRKGVGAYLFLLPHLFFFALFVAAPLIYGMIMSFHDWRLLGEPRFLGLENFVRVWKDSRFWDTVKNTVIFAVISVPTTVALGIMLALILNQKMYGKLWPLVAFVSPAFFGSIGILFSWDWILGSQPAALANYYLQKIGLINDPMSWFKSATLAWTWIIIITAWWIVGFSVLLYIGALQRIPPEQYEAAKIDGAGPWKRFVNVTLPWIRNVMFFDVARHVLLAFGLFDQVYILTAGGPAGSTRTMVYYLYLVGFERQQLGRAAAISWYIFMIVIIFGLIQLALLTQSVRSAEVE, from the coding sequence ATGAAATCTTCTTTGCCTAAACATGTTCGCAAGGGGGTTGGAGCTTATCTGTTTCTCCTCCCTCATCTTTTCTTTTTTGCTCTATTTGTGGCTGCACCGTTGATATACGGTATGATTATGAGTTTTCACGATTGGCGTCTTCTTGGAGAGCCACGTTTTCTTGGATTAGAGAATTTCGTACGTGTTTGGAAAGATTCGAGGTTTTGGGACACGGTAAAAAATACAGTAATCTTTGCAGTAATCAGTGTGCCCACAACGGTTGCGTTGGGAATAATGTTGGCGCTTATCTTAAATCAAAAAATGTATGGGAAACTATGGCCTCTTGTTGCGTTTGTCTCGCCTGCCTTCTTTGGTTCAATAGGTATCCTGTTTTCATGGGATTGGATACTTGGCTCTCAACCTGCTGCCTTGGCCAATTATTATTTACAAAAGATCGGTTTGATAAACGATCCCATGTCATGGTTTAAGAGCGCGACTTTGGCATGGACTTGGATCATAATCATCACAGCTTGGTGGATAGTTGGATTCAGTGTCCTTTTGTACATTGGTGCTTTACAAAGAATCCCCCCTGAGCAATACGAGGCTGCCAAGATAGATGGTGCAGGACCATGGAAAAGGTTTGTGAATGTCACGTTACCATGGATACGAAATGTCATGTTTTTTGACGTGGCGAGACATGTGTTGCTGGCCTTCGGATTGTTTGATCAAGTCTATATTCTAACCGCGGGAGGACCGGCTGGTAGCACTCGAACAATGGTTTACTATTTGTACTTAGTCGGTTTTGAAAGACAACAACTCGGTCGTGCCGCGGCTATATCTTGGTACATCTTCATGATTGTGATAATTTTTGGCTTAATTCAACTGGCACTCTTGACGCAGTCTGTCAGATCAGCGGAGGTGGAATAG
- a CDS encoding glycyl-radical enzyme activating protein → MHGLIFNIQRFAIHDGPGIRTTIFMKGCPLSCWWCHNPEGISPFAELMWTRYKCIHCQSCVTTCPNKALNFEETKLILNKDQCSFCGRCAQICPTDALKLIGKYMEPGDILEELEKDTMYFDQSGGGVTFSGGEPLFQIDFLLEVLPKIKSRHIHVTIDTSGYANTEDLEKILPYVDLFLYDIKIIDKTKHVQNTGVENDIIKKNLRFLISKKKEVIIRVPVIPKVNDSQQDIEELTKFVKSLDGDLEVDLLPYHDVSEKYQALWRKTKNASTDDLAQIVHKIKTELQSQGLYVKIGG, encoded by the coding sequence ATGCATGGATTGATATTTAACATACAGAGATTCGCCATTCATGATGGTCCTGGTATAAGAACAACGATTTTCATGAAGGGTTGTCCTTTATCTTGCTGGTGGTGTCACAATCCAGAAGGTATATCCCCATTTGCTGAGTTGATGTGGACAAGATATAAATGCATTCATTGCCAATCTTGTGTTACAACTTGTCCAAATAAGGCTTTGAACTTTGAAGAGACTAAACTCATATTGAATAAAGATCAATGTTCATTTTGTGGTAGATGTGCACAAATTTGTCCGACAGATGCTTTGAAATTGATAGGAAAATACATGGAACCCGGAGATATCCTGGAAGAACTTGAAAAAGATACTATGTACTTTGATCAATCTGGTGGCGGCGTCACCTTTTCTGGTGGCGAGCCGCTTTTTCAGATCGATTTTTTACTTGAAGTTCTTCCCAAAATCAAATCACGTCATATTCATGTAACAATTGACACCTCTGGTTACGCGAACACAGAAGACTTAGAAAAGATTTTGCCATACGTTGATCTGTTTCTTTACGATATAAAAATCATTGATAAGACAAAACACGTACAAAATACAGGTGTTGAGAATGACATTATAAAGAAAAATCTGAGATTTCTAATCTCAAAGAAAAAAGAGGTCATAATACGTGTGCCAGTAATACCCAAAGTGAATGATTCACAGCAGGATATTGAAGAACTCACAAAATTTGTGAAATCTTTGGATGGCGATCTGGAAGTAGACTTACTGCCATATCACGATGTTTCAGAAAAATATCAAGCACTGTGGAGAAAAACAAAAAATGCCTCCACAGATGATCTTGCCCAGATCGTTCATAAAATAAAAACCGAACTACAATCGCAAGGATTATATGTGAAAATAGGTGGATAG
- a CDS encoding carbohydrate ABC transporter permease encodes MNHKKKIRRSTIRKIIYSVVVWLIGILWFVPIFWMLTTSLKPTTTAITENPPRWIPNPITFDNYKAVAKAAGGINVGRSVWNSLVVAVVATIAGLLVSIPAAYALARLKFPGQKIIFWSYVAILAFPSVLFLVPNFFIINRLHLMNTFSALILPGLGGTFGVFMLRQYMLGIPRELEEAAVIDGCSRFRILTNIIVPLIRPALVTLGIMTFLGSWNSFLWPLIVLTSSSKFTLPIALVRFSAGWGDPYRGIGPSMAAAFISVAPVLIIFVVFHRYLMRGVSLSSIGK; translated from the coding sequence GTGAACCACAAAAAGAAGATTCGACGTTCTACCATTAGGAAGATTATATATTCCGTGGTTGTTTGGCTTATTGGCATACTGTGGTTCGTTCCAATTTTTTGGATGTTGACCACTTCACTCAAACCAACAACAACCGCTATTACAGAAAATCCCCCACGATGGATACCAAATCCGATCACTTTTGATAATTACAAAGCTGTTGCAAAAGCAGCTGGAGGTATAAATGTTGGGAGATCTGTCTGGAACAGTCTTGTTGTTGCTGTAGTAGCAACAATCGCTGGTCTATTAGTTTCAATACCTGCTGCCTATGCCCTTGCAAGACTCAAGTTTCCTGGACAAAAGATTATTTTCTGGTCATATGTTGCGATATTGGCATTTCCATCTGTGTTGTTTTTGGTACCAAATTTTTTCATAATCAATCGATTACACTTGATGAACACATTTTCTGCCCTGATATTGCCGGGACTTGGTGGAACCTTTGGTGTTTTCATGCTTCGACAATATATGCTTGGGATACCAAGAGAACTTGAAGAAGCAGCCGTTATTGACGGTTGTTCTCGTTTTCGCATTCTGACAAATATCATCGTGCCACTGATAAGACCAGCACTCGTAACACTTGGCATAATGACATTCTTAGGTTCCTGGAATAGTTTTCTATGGCCTTTGATAGTACTCACATCGTCGAGTAAGTTCACTTTGCCAATAGCACTTGTTAGATTCAGTGCAGGATGGGGTGATCCTTATAGAGGTATAGGTCCATCTATGGCTGCTGCATTCATATCAGTTGCACCTGTGCTGATTATCTTTGTCGTATTTCACAGATATCTCATGCGAGGTGTATCGCTCAGTTCTATTGGCAAATGA